One segment of Sesamum indicum cultivar Zhongzhi No. 13 linkage group LG4, S_indicum_v1.0, whole genome shotgun sequence DNA contains the following:
- the LOC105160807 gene encoding uncharacterized protein LOC105160807 — MIIDKSRVESVISIFVTVYPHETSALIYSTSSFFFILSAYFVVLPLRDEGAISLGLGKLPGLFVGSLLLTLVAAPVSTLIFSLPNLSKGKALVLIHRFFSLSLVIFFVLWLFSTPGSSPVNIKEMLPVNSTIKEELKVAVNQIIPANSDVWENHGWFYIVVRVAMFLWVALLNLITISSTWARVIDVMDSESGSRLFGFVGAGATLGQLFGSLFATGMAWLGPYLLLFAALLLEFAAQSSKGIKKDISQHPEELSPIRSYTNEQSELAQRAASPRTSSSMEKPQMWAILEGLQLILSSTYLLQVALFLWLSAVVSSFFYFQKVTVIASTVASPVGRRRLFAEINSFIAVFILGGQLTLTGRILTTAGVTIAICSAPFFGFINLIALAALPSWSTVAISETLRKVVMYVVARPGRELLFTVVTKDEKYKAKVCLDVIVQRLGDATAAGMYKLLFSTLNGNVSNVPLYALPVCFLWIVTAFNLGRRQTQLAKFRTSQRQDTQSR, encoded by the exons ATGATAATTGATAAATCTCGGGTAGAATCGGTCATATCAATATTTGTTACAGTTTATCCCCACGAAACCTCTGCATTGATCTATTCCacctcttcctttttcttt ATTTTGAGTGCGTATTTCGTGGTACTTCCATTGCGGGATGAAGGTGCAATTTCCTTGGGATTAGGGAAACTTCCGGGCCTTTTCGTAGGATCTTTGCTGCTCACATTGGTTGCTGCCCCCGTTTCGACTCTCATTTTCTCATTGCCGAATCTTTCCAAAGGGAAG GCACTTGTCTTGATACACCGGTTTTTTAGCTTGTCTCTTGTTATATTCTTTGTTCTATGGCTTTTTTCTACACCCGGAAGTTCACCTGTTAATATCAAG GAAATGCTTCCAGTGAACTCCACTATAAAAGAGGAGCTAAAGGTTGCAGttaatcaaataattccaGCTAATTCTGATGTCTGGGAAAACCATGGGTGGTTTTACATTGTAGTGAGAGTTGCCATGTTCCTCTGG GTTGCTCTGCTTAATCTTATCACTATCTCCTCAACATGGGCAAGAGTAATTGACGTGATGGATAGTGAG TCAGGTTCAAGATTGTTTGGGTTTGTTGGTGCTGGGGCCACACTGGGGCAGCTCTTTGGTTCACTGTTTGCAACAGGAATGGCTTGGCTAGGACCAT ATCTGCTCCTTTTTGCTGCACTCTTGTTGGAATTTGCTGCGCAGTCCTCAAAAGGAATTAAAAAGGACATTTCCCAGCATCCAGAAGAACTTTCTCCCATCAGGTCTTAT ACCAATGAACAAAGTGAACTTGCTCAGAGAGCTGCTTCTCCTAGAACTTCTTCATCCATGGAAAAACCTCAAATGTGGGCTATACTGGAGGggttgcagcttatattgtcATCAACTTATTTATTGCAAGTTGCGCTTTTCTTATGGCTTAGTGCAGTAGTATCCTCTTTCTTCTACTTCCAG AAAGTAACTGTTATTGCCAGTACGGTTGCAAGTCCTGTTGGTAGAAGAAGATTGTTTGCAGAAATCAATAGCTTTATTGCTGTTTTTATCCTTGGTGGACAACTTACCTTAACG GGGCGTATACTTACTACTGCTGGAGTTACTATAGCTATTTGCTCTGCACCATTTTTTGGGTTCATAAATCTAATTGCTTTAGCTGCATTGCCATCATGGAGTACAGTTGCCATCAGTGAAACTCTACGGAAG GTGGTTATGTACGTTGTTGCTAGGCCTGGAAGAGAGCTACTTTTCACTGTTGTTACAAAAGATGAGAAGTACAAAGCAAAG GTGTGCTTAGATGTTATTGTTCAAAGGCTTGGAGACGCCACTGCAGCTGGGATGTATAAGCTGCTTTTCAGCACTTTAAACGGCAATGTCTCCAACGTCCCTCTTTATGCATTGCCT GTGTGTTTCCTGTGGATAGTGACAGCATTTAACTTAGGACGCCGGCAAACTCAACTTGCCAAGTTCAGAACATCTCAACGACAGGATACTCAATCAAGATGA
- the LOC105160808 gene encoding phosphoglucan phosphatase LSF2, chloroplastic, translating into MEGIANLCFSSSSAPLLASPLQRNSLLFSSSKQKSSASLPNPIRAFRFAKISCKLQESETERNRSVSINESRSKMEEYNIAMKKMMRNPYEYHHDLGMNYTLITEDLVVGSQPQKAEDIDHLKMELNVGYILNLQQDKDVEYWGIDLKSIIMRCGELGICHMRRPARDFDPDSLRSGLPRAVSSLEWAISEGNGRVYVHCTAGLGRAPAVAIAYMFWFCDMNLNKAYNALISKRPCGPNKRAIRGATYDLAKNDPWKEPFECLPEHAFEDVADWERKLIQDRVRALR; encoded by the exons ATGGAAGGTATTGCCAACCTCTgtttctcctcctcctctgcTCCACTGCTTGCATCTCCACTCCAAAGGAATTCTCTCTTGTTCTCTTCCTCAAAGCAGAAGAGCTCTGCATCTCTGCCCAACCCCATCAGGGCCTTCAGATTTGCCAAGATTTCTTGCAAGCTTCAGGAGAGTGAGACTGAGCGGAACCGTTCTGTTTCAATCAACGAGTCAAGGAGCAAAATGGAAGAGTATAATATAGCcatgaagaagatgatgaggaACCCTTATGAATACCATCATGATCTCG GCATGAACTATACATTGATAACTGAAGATTTAGTTGTTGGCTCCCAACCTCAGAAAGCCGAAGACATCGATCATCTTAAGATGGAACTGAATGTGGGCTATATTCTCAACTTACAGCAGGACAAAGATGTTGAATACTGGGGTATAGACCTGAAATCTATTATAATGAGATGTGGAGAACTGGGAATCTGTCACATGAGAAGGCCT GCAAGAGATTTCGATCCAGATTCCTTGAGAAGTGGATTACCGAGAGCCGTTTCCTCATTAGAATGGGCAATCTCGGAGGGGAATGGAAGAGTTTATGTTCACTGCACTGCCGGTCTTGGGAGGGCACCGGCTGTTGCAATTGCCTACATGTTCTGGTTCTGTGATATGAAT CTGAATAAGGCATATAACGCGTTAATTTCAAAGAGACCTTGTGGGCCTAACAAAAGAGCAATCCGTGGAGCGACATATGATTTGGCTAAGAATGACCCTTGGAAGGAGCCTTTTGAATGCTTACCAGAACACGCTTTTGAGGATGTAGCAGACTGGGAAAGAAAACTTATCCAGGATCGTGTCCGCGCCCTTCGTTGA
- the LOC105160809 gene encoding adenine/guanine permease AZG1, which produces MDVESGPPPLPPSPPPSSTTHSAITRLNSYVAKSRVGRRFKITERNTTFTTELRAGTATFLTMAYILAVNASILSDSGGTCSVSDCIPLCSDPSVSPADCVNRPNLRLVPPDVSCKFEPVNPGYAACLEKTRKDLIVATVAASLIGCVIMGVLANLPLGLAPGMGTNAYFAYTVVGFHGSGNVSYQSALAAVFIEGLIFLLISAVGLRAKLAKLVPKPVRISSSAGIGLFLAFIGLQNNQGVGLIGYSSSTLVTLGGCPSSARAAVAPVMTSANGTVLIPGGTVSGDILCLHGRMESATLWLGVVGFVIIAYCLVKNIKGAMIYGIVFVTAVSWFRNTKVTAFPNTPAGDSAYEYFKKVVDVHKIESTAGALSFKTIGKGYFWEALVTFLYVDILDTTGTLYSMARFAGFMDSNGDFEGQYFAFMSDASSIVVGALLGTSPVTAFIESSTGIREGGRTGLTALTVAGYFMLAFFFTPLLASIPSWAVGPPLVLVGVLMMKAVVEVEWGDMRQAIPAFMTMILMPLTYSIAYGLIGGIGTYIVLHLWDWGEELLRKYGVTGRNNSVVVNGGAKEEL; this is translated from the coding sequence ATGGACGTCGAGTCCGGCCCACCACCACTTCCACCATCGCCTCCGCCGTCATCCACCACACACTCCGCAATCACCCGCCTCAACTCCTACGTCGCCAAAAGCCGTGTCGGAAGACGCTTCAAGATCACGGAACGCAACACCACTTTCACCACCGAGCTCCGGGCTGGCACCGCCACGTTCCTCACAATGGCCTACATCCTCGCCGTCAACGCCTCTATACTGTCAGATTCCGGCGGCACTTGTTCTGTCTCCGACTGCATCCCGCTCTGCTCGGACCCCTCCGTTTCCCCCGCCGATTGCGTTAACCGCCCCAACCTCCGCCTTGTCCCCCCCGACGTCTCCTGCAAATTCGAGCCCGTCAACCCCGGCTACGCTGCCTGTTTGGAGAAAACCCGGAAAGATTTGATCGTCGCCACCGTCGCCGCCTCCCTCATCGGCTGCGTCATCATGGGCGTTTTAGCTAACCTACCTTTGGGACTAGCTCCGGGAATGGGGACTAATGCATATTTTGCTTACACGGTTGTGGGATTCCATGGCTCAGGAAATGTGTCGTATCAAAGCGCATTAGCCGCCGTTTTCATCGAAGGATTAATCTTTCTACTGATTTCCGCAGTTGGTTTGCGCGCTAAGCTCGCAAAATTGGTGCCGAAGCCTGTCAGGATTTCTTCCTCTGCAGGGATTGGACTGTTCTTGGCGTTTATTGGGTTGCAAAACAATCAAGGGGTTGGCCTCATTGGTTACAGTTCCTCCACGCTGGTCACGCTCGGCGGTTGCCCGAGCTCAGCCCGGGCAGCGGTGGCGCCGGTGATGACTTCTGCCAACGGCACCGTTCTAATCCCCGGCGGAACGGTTTCCGGCGACATACTCTGTTTGCATGGACGCATGGAGAGCGCCACGCTCTGGCTTGGCGTAGTGGGGTTTGTCATTATTGCTTATTGCTTGGTCAAAAACATCAAGGGAGCGATGATTTACGGGATCGTTTTCGTTACGGCCGTTTCGTGGTTCAGAAACACCAAGGTAACCGCCTTTCCAAACACCCCGGCAGGGGATTCTGCGTACGAGTACTTCAAGAAAGTAGTTGACGTTCACAAAATCGAGAGCACCGCCGGAGCTCTGAGCTTCAAGACCATCGGAAAAGGCTATTTCTGGGAAGCTCTGGTAACTTTTCTATACGTGGACATACTGGACACCACCGGAACTCTGTATTCCATGGCGCGTTTCGCCGGATTTATGGACTCCAACGGCGACTTCGAGGGCCAGTATTTCGCCTTCATGTCGGACGCTTCATCCATCGTGGTGGGTGCTTTACTCGGGACGTCGCCGGTGACGGCGTTCATCGAGTCCTCGACGGGGATAAGGGAGGGAGGGAGAACCGGGTTAACAGCTTTGACGGTAGCAGGGTACTTTATGCTGGCGTTCTTCTTCACGCCGTTGTTGGCATCGATCCCGTCATGGGCGGTGGGGCCGCCGCTGGTACTGGTGGGGGTGCTGATGATGAAGGcggtggtggaggtggagtGGGGTGATATGCGGCAGGCGATTCCGGCGTTCATGACAATGATCTTGATGCCGTTGACCTATTCCATTGCTTACGGTCTGATAGGTGGGATTGGGACTTACATTGTTCTGCATCTGTGGGATTGGGGGGAGGAATTACTTAGAAAATATGGGGTAACTGGTAGAAACAATAGCGTGGTAGTAAATGGCGGAGCTAAGGAAGAATTATAG